CCTCCTTGCTGATGAAGTAGAAGGTGTTGACATAAGCAGCTCCACCCAGAAGACCCTCATAGAGGACAATAGTAAACACCAGCCAAGCACTGGGCAGGAACTGGTACTGCACTGCAAACAGGAGCAGCACTGCATTCACCACCTGTGGCgggcagagaggaggggaggtgtAGAACAGAGAGCATGGCAATCAGCACTTTGATACAAGACACAAACTAACTGCATCGAAAAACAGATGCATCAGCAGTCACAAGCTGAACCTTAACAGGAATGTGACAACTTAACAAATGCAGCTCTTAGGCAAGCAACTGGAAATAACCAAGCTTTGTAGCtaatctttgtaaaaaaaaccaaTTTGGCTATTTCAAGTGTATTTGTACTGCTCTCTGTGGGTTATCACTGTACCTGTTACTATTGTAGGTAAGGGTTCAATATTCTGTTTTAAGCTGGTGCATATTTGACATTCGCCACTGAGTGACAGTCAGCGCACAATACTGAACACTGTGATAACTGTTCTGGCTTTTTTATTAACAGACTTGGGTTGTACAGTTGGATGAGGATAGGCGTGTATGGTTCAACagaaactaaatttaaaaagaaaacataacatggaaatcaaaaaaaaagaagaaaaaaggacaaTGGTGACAACATAAACACTcaaaagaagaacaagaaaCCACCTTTGATCTCACTCCATCTGCTGAGTCTCAGCCTTACCCCATTGCCAACTAATAGTATTAATTAAGCCAGCCAATAGATTGCACGTTGTTCTGCCACTAATTATTTAGTTAATATGTGATGTGATATCAATATGACGGTGGGAATGTATTTCAGTTATACTACAATAAGAACTACTATAAGACTATTAAACTATAAGATTACTATTAGAACTACAATagaacaaaaaaatctgaacttCCCATTCCCATAGTCCCATTACACACTCAAGCCTTGCTAATAACTATATTATTCAATTGTGTTCACCTACAGTTCATTACAATTTTGACCTATATTTACTGCATATTTACATTCTAAATACCAGGTAGAGACTGTACCTACTACTATGTTACCATGTTATTGTTCATACACACCTGTggtaaaacaatttttttttgcaatacTGCACAGTTATTGTCTGTACTCTAATGTTTATATATGATGTAGCAACTAAATGATGGTTAAGATCAAGCAACATATATAATGCATTTATCCAATAAACTCTAGGGAATTACTGTACCTATCAAGTTACTAATTTTGACTTTTAATATTTAACCTTGACCAGGGTGTTTCCCCAGCCTTATTTAGCTGCCACATGCAGAAATTAATGGACTATCCAACTAAAAAAAGTTGGCagttaacattttataaatatgtttaatatgAACTGTCTGATTCATTTTAGGAAATGAAGCCAAACCCTTTTCTGCTGATTTGTACTTTATTCTCTATTTCTCACCTGTAGCAAAGAGAGAGCCCACAGTTTCCTGATCTTCACACAACACAGGGAGGATCGAGACACCAACACACCAACCTGGTACAGCGTCTGGTACCTGAGCACATGCATAATTAATAACCAAATTCAACTCTACGTCATTAGacaatttaaataaagtaatcCCTTCAGAATAATACTCTAGTGAGGCTAACCAACCAGCGATACAGCTCTGCATGGGACAGGAAAAAGTTGGGGAAATACAGGAGTTCCATCTGAAAAAGAAAACGTCTATATCATTCTGGGATCAATATTATCACAAACGTGAATGTGATGCTAGAGGGCACCAGAGAACTTACCAAGCCCTGGTTGATGAAGTACTCAGCAAAGTAGACCAGTCCCAGGGGAAACACAAACCTCAGCAAGCCCTGCTCACAGGAACCAAGAGGAATTATATTGTAACCAGACAAATACTCAAGTCTGAAGTAAAGTGAAGCGTACACTTACTTTGATGACATGCAGTTTCTCTGTGAAGGTGAGAGGTCCAGTGGTCCTGTCTTCTGCTACATTTAAGGTGAAGAGAACATGGCCTGTGTAGTTATTCAATAACACACAGCATTAACATTCAGCTTACATTCACATCAACAGTGTGGTGCAGTGGGAGAGGAAATCAACAGCCTCTTTTAATCTGTCTGCGCATCACATGACAAATAGGGGTCTTCATTGTGGAGAAGCGTGGTCACAGTAATTCAGACACTGCAGGTTCACTCtatcaaacaaaagaaactcCACTATCCTTAtatataattgaattaaaacTCAATACACATGAGATTGATGTCAATCCTCTCATCTCATTCTtggaaataaagcaaataagtgtatttccagaaatgttgaactattaaTTGAAATGTCATGCACACCCCGAAAACTGGAAAAATGTGTTCCTGTCAAGGATTGGCAGATCAGAGAGGAATGTCAAATACAGGCTCATTTTGGTGGTGTTGGTCGGGTGGTCTCGAACTGAATTAGTGTaatgtaatcaatattttcattttaacaatggatcacatgaccaCTTGTATGTTAAAAGTAttgctcataatgacaaacccacagagaattatcaccaactctgcagttcctctcagctctacaaagtgttttagcgtctttcagctcaaagttttggttttccggcccagaactttactgttttgattcactctcactgtcATAGagttttcataatttttattattttttttaaatccctgaGAAACCCTGTCCTcactacagcagacagacaaagttagcgactagctggtgaacatagtggagcatttagatatttttcacagaagttggtggaaaacaaaacagagctaaaagagagtgaatattggatttccATTCATcagcccccaagtggccaaaaataataaaatattgcaggtttaaaggtggggtatgcaattctaatccaatacacgtctttgtttcaaattcagtgaatatctcctcacagtccgctagctgtccgttctgtgtgcgCGCTGTGGCTCGGACCAAGCAGACCACacacactattccagccatgatttgtgtgtcaggtaacattaaatgacttgcccacggacattcagcttactttctagtctgccaagatatgctgttgttgtgatgttagctatagtagcaagacagttgtgagtatcgctgtctggagctgctgtgctggctctgggaaaccgtctcgtcctctctggctgttacaGCAGTAACTGtggggacagtttgctaacccacaacatagctaagctaacccacaacctagctaatgttagtaaCATTACTtggtgtgttgttgttcgctctatatcatggtatttgtcatggtattggtaTTTccccagaatcacataccccacctttaaagaaatagtccaATGACTTGTTTTACGTCTGACTTAGTAGCCAAGCTAAGCACAAAGAATGGAAacgggggaaactgctagcctagctgtatcaaaaaagacaaaataaaaaacaatcctAAAGCTATCTTATTTACCCACTGAGTACAAAgtgtaaatatcaaatataaaaatattaactaATGTAATGCTCAATTCCTAATTCTGTATAGGGTACATCATACAAAACCTGGATATCAGTTTTCGCTATTACACAGAGCGGATAACATCCAACATTTATCTGTTTCCCCACACAAATCCTCCCATATAGAGATTCCTTAATCGCTTCCAATGCAGATATACATATCTGAATGACACACGTCCTTCAACCAAACCAAGATAAAACAACTGGGGCCATTGAGGTTATCTAATCTCAAAAGTCCCAAGAAGTCCTGGTGTCTAATGTAATGACTCATTTAAAGTTTGAAGTGCATACatataatgaaacaaaaactttcttttatCACCGTAAAAGCAAAATTAAGAtcaaactttttctttcctccacaAAACTGACACATGCTTTCATTATCAGATCAGATTACAGCAATGCACTGCTCTTAGGCCttccaaataaatgtattgcaCAACTGCAGCTAATGTTAAACTCTGCTGTTAGATTAGcattagattattattgtaCATTTCAATAATAAAGTTATCGTGCAAGTCCTGCTTTGACTGAATTTGTTcactgtattttaatgtcaaattattattttttaattatatcaatttattatgtttttatcatttgtaGTGTGAGTTTGTGACACGTACCTGGGGTTGatttctcctgctcctcttcttctgatCCATCCATCAGCTGCTGTCTCTCCTCTGAGGCCACAGCTGCATATTCTGTCTCCCTGCTTTTCCACTGAGGTAATGAAGGTGGAGGAACCAGCAGGAAGAAATagctggtggtggtgttgggaTAAGCAAAAAATAAGATCCAGGAAGGATGATTTCATTAGTATTGTAAGTAAAACAAGAGAAGAAATGAACAGAGAAATATGTTAAAACATGTAAAGGGCAACCAGGTTTATTTGATTGTGGAATCCAAAATTATAGTCATCTTGTTATACGATAGAGTTTATAAAGAGTAGTCACTCTCTTTGGATTTTTTCCACATTTACGGTTTTAAACTTTCTGTTGATCAGTTTCAAAAAATCCTAATTACATCCACTGTGATTCAAAGTTCAAGTTCAAAGTCAAAGAGCAATAACCATTGTAACTGTGCAGCTCCAGCTGTAAATAGAGTGAAATGAGTGCCATGCATAGGCACAAGAATCTGTCTGTCTATACACACAGGGATGGGGTCGATCCTATGAGTCAGAACTTAACAAACTAAGATGTTTACCAGATAAAATGGGACTATATTTGGTATTGATTGTTCTCCATTCTTAGGTGCTATTGCACAAATATGTCAAATCCTTGTCAAGATCAGgctgacaaaaaatattttctactAAACTTGTTTTGAACATTGCTTCTACAAGCCTTTAAAAATCAGTTGAAACAGAAATTTAATCATATCATGGATGGTAGAAATTATTTTTGGCAggtatatatatttaatgtgaCAGTCCTTGGAAGGTGAGACTAAAGGAACATTTTGGACAGTGCTTCTAAAATACAGAATGACTGGTAACAAATACAGaatttatttcatatatttttatttccacaCTTACCTAATCAACATTGCAAATGGGACCACCAGCATGATGAGAAGTGTGATCTTGGGCGACAGGCCGACTTGGATGAGGCCTGAGTAGAGGAAGGCTCCAGCAACACCAGCACCACCAGTACCTGAGCCCCAACCTCCCAGTACATCCCTGAGGCAGGTGGGAAACCACTGTTTACAACCCAAACTATCTTTATAAGACACGTCATGGTGTATTTAATGACCGATAcgttacaaaaacacaacatgagagatacacaaatacacacttacATGTGTACAAATGGTTTGTTAGACCATCAGCAGCTACTTTACATTATTGCTGCCAATTTCCCAATTTTCCACTGGTTTAAGTTCATGACAGGGTGGTATTAAAATGATCTTTCAGGGACCTGAAGCTTGATTGGGATAGGTTCAATTGTAgtcacattattttcacatgGCATTGTAATTGCAAAGAGGGACTTTTCTGAAGCCTCATCATTGAAGGTTCATTTAAGGAAGCTCTAACATCAGGGATTTAAAGTGCCAAAAAACACTGCATTGACTGAGGAAAATCTGACGCTCTTTATTTCAGAATTTTGCTCAAGTTTTCAAAAAGAAAGACTTCTTAAAACAGCCTCTGTTCATaccagggagagaaagaaaaggggtGGAAAGTTAGGAATAATAGAAATTAAAACACTCATGGTAAATCAAAATTATAGAAAAGTCATATTTGACTTTGACTTAAAAGTCAGAATTTTGACTTAAAAAGTTATCATTTTAACTTAACTATCTCATAATTTAGTCTTAGTatcatttaaactttatttttttatgtatgtctTTCCTAACgtttaatctattttatttctttcctatCAGAAATAGGCTTCCATGCAACTGCATCCCAAAGACGTCAAAGGAAAAACTTTGGAAATGGCTATAAATAAATTTACAATTCGTagtaaaaacatgtaaaaatactggCCGTCTTTTAACAACATGCTCTCAGTTTTGAAGTTTATATTAAGAGACTATAACTTACACTACACAGCGCCAAGTTATGTCATCTGCTGAAGTTCAATTTAGATTTAGTGTTGAAGTGGTGAATAAGTGTTTACCTGCTGAAGAAgactgtgagagagaggaaggacagTTCTCCCAGTCCAGAGCTGATACTGGCAAAGATCACTCCTAGAAACACAGAGGTAGAGAGGTTCATCTGAGTGAGTCAAGTGGGGAAGGACAGAGATACCTTGAAAATACTCATGAATTACAGAAAAGTAATAATCACATGGGGGACTTATTtcttatatatacacatatatacatatatacatatatatacatatttacatatacacatatatacacacacatacatatatatatatacatatacatatatatatatacatatacatatatatatacacatatacacatatatacacatacacatatatacacatacacatatatacacatacacatatatatatatacacatttgaTACAGACTTTTGAAAGAATAAAAGTGTATGTATGCAAAACTTGAAACTAAACATCAGTTCACTTCCCAGTGTTAGCATGGTGATAAGTATTTCTAGCAGCAGGGCATGATAAGACTAAAATGGtatcatatttctgtggaataACCGCAGCTGGTCCCAATGAGAtaagatgacaggaaatgaattCGAGGCAAAAGATTCTCAGCTGTATTTAATCTATCATCAGTTTGACCACCAATAATGATAAAAGTTATGACTAAAATGAATAATATCTCTGTAAAAAATGGCAGCTTTACCTAGAATGCTCATCCACACAGTTGAGGAGAAGGACACAAGGAGGAAACTTGTTGTTGCCATGATGGCACAGAACAACACTCGCATACTAGAAAAACAGGAATTAGGCAGGAAATTTACAATACAGTGCGATACTCATGTAGTACAAAAGCATTAAAGGACCATGCTATTATTTGTAGAATATTCTTTTTGCTGTATTTACAAGTCACTGTCCaattagaacactgcactcccaggatgcaggcttacttgtggttcctagagtctccaaaagtagaatgggagccagagccttcagttatcaagctcctctcctgtagaatcaggtcccagtttgggttcgggaggcagacaccatctccatatattaagagtaggctaaagactttcctctttgataaagcttatagttagggctggcatgggtgagccctgaaccatcccttagttatgctgctataggcctagactgctgggagacttcccatgatgcacttctttcctctcttctcctcttcctctccatctgtatgcatttttatcccattactgcatgttactaactcgacatcttctctctcccgtagttcggtgctttctcatttctctcctctctccttctgtcactttcagcaggtatttctgcctccggagctgcagagactggatctgtgcttgtgggccacctgctgcccccgtgttcctgctcaacaactgctactacagttgttgttattggctttcttACTATGTATTActattgacattatttttcctatagctgtattattattaatttattaatattaatactacaatcacatttctactattttaaaaattcaaggtggtatttgcattgtgcctccctttctcccacccccacctttcccaaaacctctctcccacccccaccacctctgtctctctgcagcggatggccgcccaccattgagtctggttctgtccaatgtttctgcctcttaaaggaagttttttcttgccacaaGCCACATCAAGTGACATTTTTGACAGTCAGCCagtctgtgtgtactgtaaataaaaataaaataaaagctggtaTTCGCAAAAATGGCCAATTTCAAATAGTAGCCAGCACAAGGATGAAACTATCTGTACTAAAATGGATTCACTGTGATAAGCGACCATCAATGAAACTGAACAATTcctacacattttttaaaagcccACCAGGAAAGGTAAGCATTATGGCCACAGAGCAGCTTGTAGACACAGAAACATCTGTGTTACCAGTACCAAGGAAGCAttgagtttcattgacagtagcttaacagtgatacaaaaacagcagagtGGAAGCGACTGGAAAGAATTAGTgaatgaaatgtacattatgctaaatttatcaagacaacaggtaagCATGGAAGAAGTGTTGGGTTTGCATTAACCAGGGAACAGGGGACATTTGGAATAAAGTCCTATCTCTATTATAAGCCTGTTCCAAATAAAGGCCTGGCCGTGGCCACTATTTGAAAATTTGCAGTGACAAAAAGTAATGTGAGGCACCAAAGTAACCACCACATTTAAACATCTAGTGCTGAAATGTTGAATGATGGGATGACTGTTGGATATTTAAAATATGGAATGGCTTTAACCTGCAGGTATAACTATCTACATGGCTAGGTACAGTTACATTGGAAGtgagaaaatctgttttttgttatttgggtgaactaaAACTTTAATTATTGACAGTGCATTAAAATTGGCTGGTcccattaaaataattttgtaaataatcaggttgagaaaaaaaaggcaagtTGCAAAAATGTGCAGCCTTGagagattttattatttttttcaatttaccGATTGATCTTTTATGAACAGGTTTACATGTGATAACCATTGTCTTACCCATAAGGCAGTTTGTGGATCACAAAGGGAGCCAACAGCTTGATGAGGAGTGTTGGAAGGATGTCAGCTAACAGCACAGCCTGAGGAGAAAAGCATCAGAACTGACACTCAGACCAAGAGTAATAGTGAATGTTTGCCCCTGACGAGTGTGATGTCCTCTTATAAATCATTAGTGCTTATATTTCAAATATGATGTGCCAAAAAAGAAATGCTTAAGGaaaagttttacatttctgtggAATATTTTTTACTGTTGCCTAAAGTAATGGTTCCCAAAGTGGGTGCTGTGGTAATATATATGTTACAGTCCCTTATTTTTGTGgatgtgtttctctgttcaAGCTTCATTTTGCCATTTAGCCTCATAACACTGTGGGGTTCTGCAGTACTGAGAGCTGAAGAGATTTTCCATTCTGGTACTTTCATTTCTagttttatggtcattttagTTTCAGTACCTGTTTATGCATTctattttgtgcttttttaaaaacgtatttaaaaacagagtcaccACTGCTGACTTCTTTCTTGTCTCGTCTATCACaaaacctcacagtgacaaacgAATAATTCTCTGTCAACATACGGACTGGTTAAGGTCATTTGGTGTTGTGTAGCAAATCTCCATTTACCGCAGTAGAGACAGGATTGCAGTCATAGCGGCTACTGTTGCTACTGTTCCCACCTTGGAAACCCACAGCCAATGTGGCTGAAGCctagaaataaaaaaggaaattagtAAAAAGTGAATAATTAGCTGCATATCTA
This genomic interval from Siniperca chuatsi isolate FFG_IHB_CAS linkage group LG21, ASM2008510v1, whole genome shotgun sequence contains the following:
- the cln3 gene encoding battenin isoform X1, which translates into the protein MEQTASVNADVIQRSDINGRSTQWRNYIGFWLLGLCNNFAYVVMLSAAHDVLKKQESGNATVSASATLAVGFQGGNSSNSSRYDCNPVSTAAVLLADILPTLLIKLLAPFVIHKLPYGMRVLFCAIMATTSFLLVSFSSTVWMSILGVIFASISSGLGELSFLSLTVFFSRDVLGGWGSGTGGAGVAGAFLYSGLIQVGLSPKITLLIMLVVPFAMLISYFFLLVPPPSLPQWKSRETEYAAVASEERQQLMDGSEEEEQEKSTPGHVLFTLNVAEDRTTGPLTFTEKLHVIKGLLRFVFPLGLVYFAEYFINQGLMELLYFPNFFLSHAELYRWYQTLYQVGVLVSRSSLCCVKIRKLWALSLLQVVNAVLLLFAVQYQFLPSAWLVFTIVLYEGLLGGAAYVNTFYFISKETEDRQREFAMAAASVGDSLGIALAGLTAFPIHRYFCSL
- the cln3 gene encoding battenin isoform X4, yielding MEQTASVNADVIQRSDINGRSTQWRNYIGFWLLGLCNNFAYVVMLSAAHDVLKKQESGNATVSASATLAVGFQGGNSSNSSRYDCNPVSTAAVLLADILPTLLIKLLAPFVIHKLPYGMRVLFCAIMATTSFLLVSFSSTVWMSILGVIFASISSGLGELSFLSLTVFFSRDVLGGWGSGTGGAGVAGAFLYSGLIQVGLSPKITLLIMLVVPFAMLISYFFLLVPPPSLPQWKSRETEYAAVASEERQQLMDGSEEEEQEKSTPEDRTTGPLTFTEKLHVIKGLLRFVFPLGLVYFAEYFINQGLMELLYFPNFFLSHAELYRWYQTLYQVGVLVSRSSLCCVKIRKLWALSLLQVVNAVLLLFAVQYQFLPSAWLVFTIVLYEGLLGGAAYVNTFYFISKETEDRQREFAMAAASVGDSLGIALAGLTAFPIHRYFCSL
- the cln3 gene encoding battenin isoform X2 gives rise to the protein MTASVNADVIQRSDINGRSTQWRNYIGFWLLGLCNNFAYVVMLSAAHDVLKKQESGNATVSASATLAVGFQGGNSSNSSRYDCNPVSTAAVLLADILPTLLIKLLAPFVIHKLPYGMRVLFCAIMATTSFLLVSFSSTVWMSILGVIFASISSGLGELSFLSLTVFFSRDVLGGWGSGTGGAGVAGAFLYSGLIQVGLSPKITLLIMLVVPFAMLISYFFLLVPPPSLPQWKSRETEYAAVASEERQQLMDGSEEEEQEKSTPGHVLFTLNVAEDRTTGPLTFTEKLHVIKGLLRFVFPLGLVYFAEYFINQGLMELLYFPNFFLSHAELYRWYQTLYQVGVLVSRSSLCCVKIRKLWALSLLQVVNAVLLLFAVQYQFLPSAWLVFTIVLYEGLLGGAAYVNTFYFISKETEDRQREFAMAAASVGDSLGIALAGLTAFPIHRYFCSL
- the cln3 gene encoding battenin isoform X5 — its product is MTASVNADVIQRSDINGRSTQWRNYIGFWLLGLCNNFAYVVMLSAAHDVLKKQESGNATVSASATLAVGFQGGNSSNSSRYDCNPVSTAAVLLADILPTLLIKLLAPFVIHKLPYGMRVLFCAIMATTSFLLVSFSSTVWMSILGVIFASISSGLGELSFLSLTVFFSRDVLGGWGSGTGGAGVAGAFLYSGLIQVGLSPKITLLIMLVVPFAMLISYFFLLVPPPSLPQWKSRETEYAAVASEERQQLMDGSEEEEQEKSTPAEDRTTGPLTFTEKLHVIKGLLRFVFPLGLVYFAEYFINQGLMELLYFPNFFLSHAELYRWYQTLYQVGVLVSRSSLCCVKIRKLWALSLLQVVNAVLLLFAVQYQFLPSAWLVFTIVLYEGLLGGAAYVNTFYFISKETEDRQREFAMAAASVGDSLGIALAGLTAFPIHRYFCSL
- the cln3 gene encoding battenin isoform X3 produces the protein MEQTASVNADVIQRSDINGRSTQWRNYIGFWLLGLCNNFAYVVMLSAAHDVLKKQESGNATVSASATLAVGFQGGNSSNSSRYDCNPVSTAAVLLADILPTLLIKLLAPFVIHKLPYGMRVLFCAIMATTSFLLVSFSSTVWMSILGVIFASISSGLGELSFLSLTVFFSRDVLGGWGSGTGGAGVAGAFLYSGLIQVGLSPKITLLIMLVVPFAMLISYFFLLVPPPSLPQWKSRETEYAAVASEERQQLMDGSEEEEQEKSTPAEDRTTGPLTFTEKLHVIKGLLRFVFPLGLVYFAEYFINQGLMELLYFPNFFLSHAELYRWYQTLYQVGVLVSRSSLCCVKIRKLWALSLLQVVNAVLLLFAVQYQFLPSAWLVFTIVLYEGLLGGAAYVNTFYFISKETEDRQREFAMAAASVGDSLGIALAGLTAFPIHRYFCSL